A genomic window from Mesorhizobium sp. CAU 1732 includes:
- the serA gene encoding phosphoglycerate dehydrogenase, with the protein MAPRVLVSDKLSPTAVQIFKDRGVEVDYLPDLGKDKDKLLEVIGQYDGLAIRSATKVTEKLIAAATNLKVVGRAGIGVDNVDIPAASRRGIIVMNTPFGNSITTAEHAIALMFAVARQLPEANASTHAGKWEKNRFMGVEITGKTLGVIGCGNIGSIVAMRGVGLKMHVIAYDPFLSEGRASELGVEKVELDEIFARADFITLHTPMTDKTRGVINKAAFEKMKDGVRIINCARGGLIIEADLIEALKSGKVAGAGIDVFETEPATDSPLFGMENVVATPHLGASTSEAQENVALQVAEQMADYLVKGAVSNAINMPSITAEEAPRLKPFIKLAEVLGAFVGQVTDEPIQEVEILFDGATANMNTRALISATLAGLIRPQVADVNMVSAPIMAKERGVILSEVKRDKSGVFDGYIRLSVKTASRTRTIAGTCFSDGKPRFIQIKGINLDAEVGQHMLYTTNADAPGIIGLLGSICGKNGVNIANFQLGRNRPGGDAIALLYLDAPFPEAVLEELRADPKIDSAKPLEFDVTG; encoded by the coding sequence ATGGCGCCCCGCGTACTCGTATCCGACAAACTTTCCCCGACCGCCGTGCAAATCTTCAAGGATCGCGGCGTCGAGGTCGACTATTTGCCTGATCTGGGCAAGGACAAGGACAAGCTGCTCGAAGTCATCGGCCAGTATGACGGCCTCGCGATCCGCTCGGCGACCAAGGTGACCGAAAAGCTGATCGCGGCGGCGACCAATCTCAAGGTCGTCGGCCGCGCCGGCATCGGTGTCGACAATGTCGATATCCCCGCCGCCTCGCGGCGCGGCATCATCGTGATGAACACGCCCTTCGGCAATTCGATCACCACCGCGGAGCATGCGATCGCGCTGATGTTCGCGGTGGCCCGCCAGCTTCCCGAGGCGAACGCCTCCACCCATGCCGGAAAGTGGGAGAAGAACCGCTTCATGGGCGTGGAGATCACCGGCAAGACGCTGGGCGTGATCGGTTGCGGCAATATCGGCTCCATCGTGGCGATGCGGGGCGTCGGGCTCAAGATGCATGTCATCGCCTACGATCCGTTCCTCTCGGAAGGCCGAGCCTCCGAACTCGGCGTGGAGAAGGTCGAGCTCGACGAGATTTTCGCGCGTGCCGACTTCATCACGCTGCACACGCCGATGACCGACAAGACGCGCGGCGTGATCAACAAGGCCGCCTTCGAGAAGATGAAGGACGGCGTGCGCATCATCAATTGCGCGCGCGGCGGGTTGATCATAGAGGCCGACCTGATCGAGGCGCTGAAGAGCGGAAAGGTGGCCGGCGCGGGCATCGACGTGTTCGAGACGGAGCCCGCGACCGACAGCCCGCTTTTCGGCATGGAAAACGTGGTCGCGACGCCGCATCTGGGCGCATCGACCTCGGAAGCGCAGGAAAACGTCGCCCTTCAGGTCGCCGAGCAGATGGCGGATTACCTCGTGAAGGGCGCGGTCTCCAACGCCATCAACATGCCCTCGATCACGGCCGAGGAAGCGCCGCGCCTCAAGCCGTTCATCAAGCTTGCCGAAGTGCTCGGCGCGTTTGTCGGCCAGGTCACCGACGAGCCGATCCAGGAAGTTGAAATCCTGTTCGACGGCGCCACGGCCAACATGAACACGCGCGCGCTGATCAGCGCCACGCTTGCCGGTCTGATCCGTCCGCAGGTCGCCGACGTCAACATGGTCTCCGCGCCCATCATGGCGAAGGAACGCGGTGTCATCCTGTCGGAGGTCAAGCGCGACAAGTCCGGCGTGTTCGACGGCTATATCCGTCTTTCGGTGAAGACCGCGAGCCGCACGCGGACGATTGCGGGCACCTGCTTCTCGGACGGGAAGCCGCGCTTCATCCAGATCAAGGGCATCAATCTCGATGCCGAGGTCGGGCAGCACATGCTGTACACGACGAATGCGGATGCACCGGGCATCATCGGCCTCTTGGGCTCGATCTGCGGCAAGAACGGCGTCAACATCGCGAACTTCCAGCTTGGGCGCAACCGGCCCGGCGGTGATGCGATCGCGCTGCTCTATCTCGACGCCCCGTTCCCGGAAGCCGTGCTCGAGGAACTCCGCGCCGATCCGAAGATCGATTCGGCCAAGCCGCTCGAGTTCGACGTCACGGGGTAA
- a CDS encoding phosphoserine transaminase produces MTTLPSKPGFRPANPNFSSGPCAKRPGWSLDALSDAPLGRSHRAKIGKTKLQHAIDLTREVLQVPADWRIGIVPASDTGAVEMAMWSLLGERGVDMVAWESFGSGWVTDVVKQLKLEDARKIEAPYGQLPDLSTIDFDRDVVFTWNGTTSGVRVPNGDFIPADRKGLTICDATSAAFAQRLDFDKLDVVTFSWQKVLGGEAAHGMLILSPRAVERLETYKPSWPLPKIFRLTSGGKLIEGIFKGETINTPSMLCVEDYIDALTWAKSIGGLDGLVARADANFAAIDAFVAKTPWLANLAVKAETRSNTSVCLTIVDPDVTALDADAQAAFAKGIVTALDKEGVAYDIGHYRDAPAGLRIWAGATVETADLEALLPWLDWAFASQKAALKAAA; encoded by the coding sequence ATGACGACGTTACCGTCGAAGCCCGGATTCCGTCCGGCAAACCCCAATTTCTCTTCAGGTCCCTGCGCGAAGCGTCCCGGTTGGTCGCTCGATGCGCTTTCCGATGCCCCGCTCGGACGCTCGCATCGCGCCAAGATCGGCAAGACCAAGCTCCAGCATGCCATCGACCTCACCCGCGAGGTTCTTCAGGTCCCCGCCGACTGGCGTATCGGCATTGTGCCCGCGTCCGACACCGGCGCTGTCGAGATGGCGATGTGGTCGCTTCTGGGCGAGCGCGGGGTCGATATGGTCGCGTGGGAATCGTTTGGTTCCGGCTGGGTCACAGACGTGGTCAAGCAGCTCAAGCTCGAAGACGCCCGCAAGATCGAAGCGCCATACGGGCAGCTTCCCGACCTCTCCACGATCGATTTCGACCGCGACGTGGTGTTCACCTGGAACGGCACGACGTCCGGCGTGCGTGTGCCGAACGGCGATTTCATTCCCGCCGACCGCAAGGGCCTGACGATCTGCGACGCGACGTCGGCCGCCTTTGCGCAGAGGCTCGATTTCGACAAGCTCGATGTCGTCACCTTCTCCTGGCAGAAGGTGCTGGGCGGCGAGGCCGCGCATGGCATGCTGATCCTCAGCCCCCGCGCCGTCGAGCGGCTCGAAACCTACAAGCCTTCATGGCCGCTGCCGAAGATCTTCCGTCTCACCTCGGGCGGCAAGCTGATCGAGGGCATCTTCAAGGGCGAGACGATCAACACGCCCTCGATGCTCTGCGTCGAGGACTATATCGACGCGCTGACCTGGGCGAAGTCGATCGGCGGGCTGGACGGTTTGGTGGCGCGCGCGGACGCGAACTTCGCCGCGATCGATGCCTTTGTCGCCAAGACGCCATGGCTTGCGAACCTCGCGGTCAAGGCGGAGACCCGCTCCAACACCTCCGTCTGCCTGACGATCGTGGACCCGGACGTGACGGCGCTCGATGCTGACGCCCAGGCCGCTTTCGCCAAGGGCATCGTCACGGCGCTCGACAAGGAAGGCGTCGCCTACGACATCGGTCACTATCGCGACGCGCCTGCGGGCCTGCGCATCTGGGCCGGCGCGACCGTGGAAACGGCCGATCTCGAGGCGCTTCTGCCCTGGCTCGACTGGGCATTCGCCAGTCAGAAGGCGGCGCTCAAGGCTGCTGCCTGA
- a CDS encoding XRE family transcriptional regulator: MITGPLCRAARALTELSREKLAALSGVDEHVIELFERRIAAPDANVVAMLKSTLEDMGAVFIPEDRRGAGVRLKFTASETKRIATLESEGGLIRGDDVP; this comes from the coding sequence ATGATCACCGGACCCCTGTGCCGCGCTGCACGCGCGCTGACCGAACTCTCGCGCGAAAAGCTCGCCGCACTGTCGGGCGTGGACGAGCATGTCATCGAGCTGTTCGAACGCAGGATCGCGGCCCCGGATGCGAATGTCGTCGCGATGCTGAAATCGACGCTGGAGGATATGGGTGCGGTCTTCATTCCAGAAGACAGACGCGGGGCCGGCGTTCGGTTGAAATTTACCGCATCGGAGACGAAACGGATCGCGACGCTCGAAAGCGAGGGCGGGCTGATTCGGGGCGACGACGTGCCGTAA
- a CDS encoding outer membrane protein, with translation MSQTARLLASAAAFALFASTAMAADYDPPIYIEEAPEMVPVEIGSGWYLRGDVSYNFDDPLYDFEPFDTKNRRFGGGAGFGYHFSDNFRADLNIAYLGGDSADITIGADTFEASSSMWSGLVNGYFDVATIMGLTPYVGAGVGVTHLRQENIALELDDRQYNFAYALMAGASYKVTDNASIDLGYQFLHTPDAEYLNTDTFEIDRGIKQHLFKVGLRYDLW, from the coding sequence ATGAGCCAGACTGCCCGCCTGCTTGCTTCTGCCGCAGCCTTTGCGCTGTTCGCATCGACGGCGATGGCCGCCGACTACGATCCCCCGATCTACATCGAGGAAGCGCCGGAAATGGTGCCGGTCGAGATCGGTTCAGGCTGGTATCTGCGCGGTGACGTCAGCTACAATTTCGACGATCCGCTCTACGATTTCGAGCCCTTCGACACCAAGAATCGCCGTTTCGGCGGGGGCGCCGGCTTCGGCTACCACTTCTCCGACAATTTCCGCGCCGACCTCAACATCGCCTATCTCGGCGGCGATTCGGCGGACATCACGATAGGGGCGGACACTTTCGAGGCGTCCAGCTCGATGTGGAGCGGCCTTGTGAACGGCTACTTCGACGTCGCCACGATCATGGGCCTGACGCCCTATGTCGGCGCCGGCGTCGGCGTCACGCATCTGAGGCAGGAGAACATCGCCCTGGAACTCGACGACCGCCAGTACAACTTCGCCTACGCCCTTATGGCGGGCGCCAGCTACAAGGTCACCGACAATGCGTCCATCGACCTCGGATACCAGTTCCTGCACACGCCTGACGCGGAATATCTGAACACGGATACGTTCGAAATCGACCGCGGCATCAAGCAGCATCTTTTCAAGGTTGGCCTGCGCTACGATCTCTGGTAG
- a CDS encoding outer membrane beta-barrel protein translates to MFRSIAPIAAVAAALAGAALPAAAADLYEPPVVEYVPPEPVYGGWYLRGHIGMTNQRVDELYNVLFDDFTDANNFQVVDKNFEAGPLFGAGVGYQFNDYLRVDGIVEYRGEVGFHGLDTWTAGGIDRFNNYTGKKSEWLLMANAYADLGDFHGIVPYVGAGIGASRNTIHSFRDAGIDEFGAPTLAYADSASEWNFAWALHAGVGLKATERMTIDLGYSFMNLGDARSGDIIAYDGTNLIDNPMEFRKITSHDFKLGVRYAFN, encoded by the coding sequence ATGTTCAGGTCCATTGCGCCGATCGCGGCTGTCGCCGCGGCCTTGGCGGGCGCGGCATTGCCCGCCGCCGCCGCAGATCTTTATGAGCCGCCGGTCGTCGAATACGTACCGCCGGAGCCCGTCTATGGCGGCTGGTACCTGCGCGGCCATATCGGCATGACGAACCAGCGCGTCGACGAACTGTACAATGTGCTGTTCGACGATTTCACGGACGCCAACAACTTTCAGGTCGTCGACAAGAACTTCGAGGCCGGTCCGCTCTTCGGCGCCGGTGTCGGCTACCAGTTCAACGACTATCTGCGCGTCGACGGCATCGTCGAGTATCGCGGCGAGGTCGGGTTCCACGGGCTCGACACCTGGACCGCCGGCGGCATCGACCGCTTCAACAACTATACGGGCAAGAAGTCCGAGTGGCTCCTGATGGCGAATGCCTATGCCGATCTCGGCGACTTCCATGGCATCGTGCCTTATGTGGGCGCGGGTATCGGCGCGAGCCGCAACACGATCCATTCGTTCCGCGATGCCGGTATCGACGAGTTCGGCGCGCCGACGCTGGCCTATGCGGATTCCGCTTCTGAGTGGAACTTCGCCTGGGCGCTGCATGCAGGCGTGGGCCTCAAGGCGACCGAGCGCATGACGATCGACCTGGGCTACAGCTTCATGAATCTGGGCGACGCGCGCTCGGGCGACATCATCGCCTATGACGGCACCAACCTCATCGACAATCCGATGGAGTTCCGCAAGATCACCTCGCACGACTTCAAGCTCGGCGTGCGCTACGCCTTCAACTAA
- the glmM gene encoding phosphoglucosamine mutase has product MTRRYFGTDGIRGRANRLPMTAEVAMRVGMAVGMSFQRGSHRHRVVLGKDTRLSGYMIENAMVAGFCAAGMDVFLLGPIPTPAVAMLVRSLRADIGVMISASHNPYYDNGIKLFGPDGYKLSDEIEMRIEQMLDRDVDIALADADALGRAKRIDGVHDRYIEFAKRTLPRSMSLAGLRIVVDCANGAGYKVAPAALWELGAEVIAINVEPNGMNINEDCGSTHPLGLAKKVHEVRADIGIALDGDADRVVIVDETGTVVDGDQMMALIAESWHRNGRLAGGGVVATVMSNLGFERYLGDIGLSLHRTKVGDRYVVEHMRAHGFNVGGEQSGHVVLSDFSTTGDGLVSALQVLACIKREDRPVSEICRKFEPVPQILKNVRFSGGAPLEDKHVKSAIEDARARLGNSGRLVIRPSGTEPLIRVMAEADDKVLVEQVVDDIVGVIADTRHAA; this is encoded by the coding sequence ATGACGAGACGTTATTTCGGAACCGACGGAATCCGGGGACGCGCGAACAGACTGCCGATGACGGCTGAAGTCGCCATGCGGGTCGGCATGGCCGTCGGCATGTCGTTCCAGCGCGGAAGCCACCGCCATCGTGTGGTTCTGGGCAAGGACACGCGGCTGTCCGGCTACATGATCGAGAACGCCATGGTGGCGGGTTTCTGCGCGGCCGGCATGGACGTTTTCCTTCTCGGCCCGATCCCGACGCCTGCGGTTGCGATGCTGGTGCGCTCGCTGCGCGCCGATATCGGCGTGATGATCTCCGCCTCGCACAACCCCTATTACGACAACGGCATCAAGCTGTTCGGCCCCGACGGCTACAAGCTCTCGGACGAGATCGAGATGCGCATCGAGCAGATGCTCGATCGCGACGTGGATATCGCGCTGGCCGATGCCGACGCGCTCGGCCGCGCCAAGCGTATCGACGGCGTTCACGATCGTTACATCGAGTTCGCCAAGCGCACGCTGCCGCGCTCCATGTCTCTGGCAGGCCTGCGCATCGTGGTCGATTGCGCCAACGGTGCGGGCTACAAGGTCGCGCCCGCCGCGCTGTGGGAACTGGGCGCCGAAGTGATCGCGATCAATGTCGAGCCGAACGGCATGAACATCAACGAGGATTGCGGCTCGACGCACCCGCTGGGCCTGGCGAAGAAGGTCCACGAAGTCCGCGCCGACATCGGTATCGCGCTCGATGGCGATGCGGATCGCGTGGTGATCGTCGACGAGACCGGCACGGTCGTCGATGGCGACCAGATGATGGCGCTGATCGCGGAATCATGGCACCGCAACGGCCGGCTCGCGGGCGGCGGCGTGGTGGCGACGGTCATGTCCAATCTCGGCTTCGAGCGCTATCTGGGCGATATCGGCCTCTCGCTTCACCGCACCAAGGTTGGCGACCGCTACGTCGTGGAGCATATGCGCGCCCACGGGTTCAATGTGGGCGGCGAGCAGTCCGGCCATGTCGTTCTGTCCGATTTCTCCACGACGGGTGACGGCCTCGTGTCGGCGCTGCAGGTTCTTGCCTGCATCAAGCGCGAAGATCGGCCGGTCAGCGAAATCTGCCGCAAGTTCGAGCCCGTACCGCAAATCCTGAAGAACGTACGCTTTTCGGGCGGCGCGCCCCTGGAGGACAAGCACGTCAAATCCGCCATCGAGGATGCGCGCGCGCGCCTTGGCAATTCGGGCAGGCTAGTGATTCGCCCGTCCGGGACCGAGCCGCTGATCCGCGTCATGGCGGAGGCGGACGACAAGGTGCTGGTCGAGCAGGTGGTGGATGACATCGTCGGCGTCATCGCGGATACGCGCCACGCCGCCTGA
- a CDS encoding SO2930 family diheme c-type cytochrome encodes MRAAYVGWRVGRVVLALTILLSSAIASPAFAVSDEAILADRPPKLLSAYGFFDDMARQRPADRVVPFSPATALFSDGALKMRFAYVPEGKAATYVEDEAFDFPVGSALVKTFAFPADFRAPDTDVRLIETRVMLKHENGWQAWAYLWNDAQTEAELKIAGAKVDIATIGADGDALSFTYAVPNKNQCKACHAMSGEIVPLGPKARNLNHVIDYDDGQANQLERWRDEGMLEGLPDLAALGAAPDWRDESAPIDARARAWLDVNCAHCHRREGPASNSGLYLTWTEPHGPALGINKRPVAAGRGSGGRLFDIKPGDPDGSILNYRVESIEPGIMMPELGRALPDDAAATLLRAWVESLK; translated from the coding sequence ATGCGTGCCGCCTACGTCGGTTGGCGCGTAGGGCGCGTCGTACTCGCACTGACTATTCTGTTATCGTCAGCGATCGCCTCCCCTGCTTTCGCCGTCTCCGACGAGGCGATCCTCGCCGACCGGCCTCCGAAGCTGCTGTCAGCGTACGGCTTCTTCGACGACATGGCGCGGCAGCGTCCGGCCGATCGCGTGGTGCCGTTTTCGCCCGCTACGGCGCTGTTTTCGGACGGCGCGCTCAAGATGCGCTTCGCCTATGTGCCGGAGGGCAAGGCGGCGACCTATGTCGAGGACGAGGCGTTCGACTTTCCGGTGGGCTCGGCGCTGGTGAAGACCTTTGCGTTTCCCGCGGATTTCCGTGCGCCCGACACCGATGTCCGCCTTATCGAGACCCGCGTCATGCTCAAGCATGAGAATGGCTGGCAGGCGTGGGCCTATCTGTGGAATGACGCGCAGACCGAGGCCGAACTGAAGATCGCGGGCGCCAAGGTCGATATCGCGACGATCGGCGCGGACGGCGATGCGCTGTCGTTCACCTACGCGGTGCCGAACAAGAACCAGTGCAAGGCATGCCACGCGATGAGCGGCGAGATCGTGCCGCTGGGGCCGAAGGCGCGCAATCTCAACCATGTCATCGACTATGACGACGGACAGGCGAACCAGCTCGAGCGCTGGCGCGACGAGGGCATGCTGGAGGGTTTGCCTGATCTGGCAGCGCTCGGTGCGGCGCCGGACTGGCGCGACGAAAGTGCCCCTATCGATGCCCGCGCCCGCGCCTGGCTCGACGTCAACTGCGCGCATTGCCATCGCCGCGAGGGGCCGGCGAGCAATTCTGGGCTGTACCTGACCTGGACCGAGCCGCACGGTCCTGCCCTGGGGATCAACAAGCGGCCGGTGGCAGCGGGGCGCGGTTCGGGCGGCCGCCTCTTCGATATCAAGCCGGGCGATCCGGACGGTTCGATCCTCAACTACCGGGTGGAGAGCATCGAACCGGGTATCATGATGCCGGAACTCGGCCGGGCGCTGCCTGACGACGCGGCCGCCACGCTGTTGCGCGCGTGGGTCGAGAGCCTGAAATAG
- a CDS encoding parallel beta-helix domain-containing protein has protein sequence MQLFNSMGGLSIVALLAGTMTAGAADIRVEPGENANERLIEALILAEPGDTVTIAAGRYDLTDGLSLDVDEVTVRGEGADRTVLSFAGQTGSGEGLLVTSDRVVLEDFGVEDSKGDGVKSKGSDQITFRNLRVEWTGGPKPENGAYGVYPVSSKNVLIDGVIVRGASDAGIYVGQSEDIIVRNSVAEYNVAGIEIENSYRADVYGNTARHNTGGILIFDLPNLPVQGGHDIRVFDNDIVENDTPNFAPEGNIVGIVPKGMGVMVMANRNVHVFGNRFDKNATTHVLIAAYPNEYEDDDYMFVPRGVFVHGNTYGEGGWEPDGGVGKILSDVAGTPLPDIIWDGVTRIPEYLSWVSAGDRIYIDEADGTTFANLKMISQMLLPWGWWPDKDISGYKGALPEPAAVVLPQDEGA, from the coding sequence ATGCAGCTTTTCAACAGCATGGGGGGACTTTCGATCGTCGCGCTGCTCGCGGGCACGATGACGGCGGGCGCAGCGGACATTCGCGTCGAGCCGGGCGAAAACGCCAACGAGCGCCTGATCGAGGCGCTGATCCTGGCGGAGCCGGGCGACACGGTGACGATCGCCGCGGGGCGGTACGATCTGACCGATGGGCTCTCGCTCGATGTGGACGAGGTGACGGTGCGCGGCGAGGGCGCGGACCGGACCGTGTTGTCCTTCGCCGGCCAGACGGGCTCGGGCGAGGGCCTGCTGGTGACATCCGATCGCGTCGTGCTGGAGGATTTCGGGGTCGAGGATAGCAAGGGCGACGGCGTCAAGTCGAAGGGCTCCGACCAGATCACATTTCGAAACCTGCGCGTAGAATGGACGGGCGGACCCAAGCCGGAAAACGGCGCCTACGGCGTTTATCCGGTATCGTCCAAGAACGTGCTGATCGACGGCGTCATCGTGCGTGGCGCATCGGATGCGGGCATCTATGTCGGCCAGAGCGAGGACATCATCGTCCGCAATTCGGTGGCGGAGTACAATGTCGCGGGCATCGAGATCGAGAATTCCTATCGGGCGGACGTCTACGGCAACACGGCCCGCCACAACACCGGCGGCATCCTGATCTTCGACCTCCCCAACCTGCCGGTCCAGGGCGGGCACGACATCCGCGTTTTCGACAACGACATCGTCGAGAACGACACGCCGAATTTCGCGCCCGAGGGGAACATCGTCGGCATCGTGCCGAAGGGCATGGGCGTGATGGTGATGGCCAACCGCAACGTCCACGTCTTCGGCAACCGTTTCGACAAGAACGCGACGACGCATGTGCTGATTGCGGCCTATCCGAACGAATACGAGGACGACGACTACATGTTCGTGCCGCGTGGGGTCTTCGTGCACGGCAATACCTACGGGGAAGGCGGCTGGGAGCCGGATGGCGGGGTCGGCAAAATCCTGTCCGACGTGGCCGGCACGCCGCTGCCCGACATCATCTGGGACGGCGTGACGCGCATTCCGGAGTATCTCTCATGGGTGTCGGCGGGCGATCGCATCTATATCGACGAGGCGGACGGAACGACGTTCGCCAACCTCAAGATGATCTCGCAGATGCTGCTGCCGTGGGGCTGGTGGCCGGACAAGGATATCAGCGGATACAAGGGCGCGCTGCCCGAACCTGCCGCGGTGGTGCTGCCGCAGGATGAGGGGGCATAA